One window from the genome of Carcharodon carcharias isolate sCarCar2 chromosome 9, sCarCar2.pri, whole genome shotgun sequence encodes:
- the LOC121282280 gene encoding 60S ribosomal protein L13a-like — MADGFNKVLLLDGQGHLLGRPAAIVTKQILLGHKVVVVSCEGINISGSFYQNKLNYFALLRKRMNTNPSGGPHHFRGPSRVFWRTVRGMLPQKTKRGQAALDRLKVFDRILPPYDNMVVPTALKIVRLKPTRKFALLGRFAHEVGWKYQAVTATLEEKCEEKAKLHYEKKKKILKPKKVAEKNAESKIATYTAVLKQYGVLV, encoded by the coding sequence ATGGCGGACGGCTTCAACAAGGTCCTGCTCCTCGATGGCCAAGGCCACCTCCTTGGCCGCCCGGCTGCCATTGTAACTAAACAGATCTTACTAGGCCAcaaagtggtggtggtgagctgtgaaGGGATTAACATCTCTGGCAGCTTCTACCAAAATAAACTTAATTATTTTGCTCTTTTGCGCAAGAGGATGAATACTAACCCCTCTGGTGGCCCACATCACTTCAGAGGACCAAGCCGGGTCTTCTGGAGGACTGTAAGAGGTATGTTGCCACAAAAGACAAAGCGAGGTCAAGCTGCCttggacagactgaaggtctTTGATCGGATCCTTCCTCCATATGACAATATGGTTGTGCCAACAGCCCTGAAGATTGTACGTTTGAAGCCAACTCGTAAGTTTGCTCTCCTCGGTCGCTTTGCTCATGAAGTTGGTTGGAAATATCAGGCAGTTACAGCCactcttgaagagaagtgtgaagaAAAAGCCAAGCTTCACTATGAGAAAAagaagaaaattttaaaaccGAAGAAGGTAGCTGAGAAGAATGCTGAAAGCAAAATTGCTACGTACACTGCAGTGCTGAAACAATATGGTGTTCTTGTTTAA